The region TATATAACCAACAATATCACAGCGGTCTGTAAATGACTTAATGCACCTGGTGAAACAGAGCCTATAGCATTAATGCTTCGCACCTGCAGTCGTTGATAGTATGTAATATATTATGCTAATGCAAGAATGCTAATGCAAGAATGCTGgatcagggttctagccagaaaaaattcacaggctGGCAGTATCACAAGTACTGAACAGTGCTAGCAGACTGATGCTAGCAGACTGATGCTAGCAGACTGATGCTAGCGGTCCATTCCagtagctaacagctgaaattctgaGCCCAGCCTGACGGTACCTCAGCCACGTGATCAACTGCTAGCTCAAACCCTGTGGATACAGTGATATGATtttcataaaatattaaaacttgcCTCAGTTATAACTCAAATGGAGATTTGATAGGTATAAATTAGCTTTTAAGACATTTTATGGCATTAAAATTGTCTTAAAATTCTAAATTTGATTTAGAattttaagacattttatgGCATTAAAATTCTAAATCAAATTTCACATTTCAAGACTTGACAGTGGAAATCCTACGTAAACAAAAGCCGTGGAATTATTTCAAAAATGCTTTGACCagaatataaatgtgtgtgtagaCAAATCCACATTCTTACTCACCCTTCTGCTTCTCCCAGGCGTCCCATTTAGCCTTCCCAGTGAAATCAAGCATACCTGGACGAGCTTCAGAGATAAGCACACTGTAAGCAGCACTCGTACTGTAAGCATTTAACCCACAGTGGGTGTCTTCAGTACAGGGCAAAGGTGGTGGAGTTACATCATATTACACCACAAAAGCTTAAGCAACAACACCGTTATATTtaaatttcagaataaaagaaataaacaataaactgacactgatgacTCAAAGCTACCTGCTGATATTTGAACTGTGTAAGTATAAGTTTGCTCATGTAGATAAATTATAAAATGCCATGACACAAGCAGTTTATCATCAGGGATCATTGTGTGGATTATTATTTGCCTCAGACACACCTGAAGACATAATACTACAAAGACTCGGATACTCTTGTTGTAGACACGCCCACTTTATTTTGACCTGGTCAAAAGTCTGTTTCAAATCACCTGCACCGACAGCTGAACTAGCTTGTCATAAAATCTGTGCTGGCGATGTATGCCAATAAAAGTTGCATTCTAGTGCACAAGTGCATGTTAATAGTTCATATAAGATAGTGCTGATTACAGTGTGCACCTCTCACCTGTGTTCACGTCGCCCACGGTGGCCTGCTTGAACAGTGCGTAGACCTGCAGCATCTCCTCATCAGCTGGCTTAGCCTTCAGCTGCTTGACCTCAGCTGCTGCTCCATCAAACTTCGCCTTCGGACAGGACGACAACTTCATGACAGCACTCAATTTAGAAGACTGACTATAATACTGGTCACCCCTGAGGTAACACTAAATTTGAATACTAGCCTGACTACATTATATCTATGTATCTACATCTGGATGTTTCATGTGTGCAGAAGTCAGTGAACAGCTGTGTTATAACCTGGCAATTAATCAGTACAACACTATTTTACCCCAGCTTGCATTACACATGTTTTTATCTAATATTTGCTCACATCATCTTCATTTGCATCTGAAAATCAGTATTACTGAATGAGTTAACTGATTCACTTGGACCCTCCATGCAACAAAAACCTGTGAAATAAGTacaattttattcatacagcACCTCTCAGACCACAAATCAGCACGTGCTTCACAACAGTAGAACAAAGGTTGGTCCGCTGACTGCAGGCCAACCACTGCAGATATGATGAGGAAACGCTGTAACAATGGCTGCGGGAGGACCTCTGCTCCACCCGCAGCCATTGTTCCACGGAGAGTGTTTCTCCACTCCACACCGTGAACTCCTGCACCGGCTGCAGGTCCAAGGTCAGGGTGGACAGTCTGCCTGCAGTGTTTAAACGCCCACACTAAAACCCTGTGCCGTGGCCTGACGGGTCATTTGTGAACTTTACATTACATGCAGGCGCAATGCAAACCCGACACGTGGAGCTGGACTTTATTAGCCTCGGGGACGTCTATCAACCCGGTCTCACTGACAGATAAGCACTGAGCACGTGGACTTTCTGCATACACCAAACAGTCGTTCATTAAGCTAGCAGCTAAAGACCATTCACACAACAGCAGTACAGTATCTGTGTGCCGTGCTCTCACAACGGAAACGCACCAAATCCTCTGCGCCGGCTAACGGCGGACTATAAACCGGCAGTTTCATTCCTACTGCCTTCTTTATACATACCTGGAGGTCAGCCATGAGTACTCGTGAGTCCAAACAGGTAAAGTGACTGCCTGCAGACAGAGCGATCCCTGCAGGGTGAAGTCCGCCGCCCCTCCCCTGTCAGACTGCAGCGGTACCGTGTGACCCctgctctcctccctccatgCTATTGGCTGAACCGAAGACTGACACGTCACCTCGGCCGCTCAGTGGATGGCGTGATGAAAACTGCATCCAATCGTGTATTTACAACGGCCATAGAAGGACGTttgtaataataacaaaaaggaCATTAAATGTCGGCACGGCAACTGggaattacattttatttatatcttttTCGTGTTCTCTTTGGCAGAGAGAGCCAAGCAGAGACAGATGCAGAAATTAATGTTTCACCAATAATCCTGACCACCCTCTGTAGCACTTCAGCTCTGCTACCCGAGGACAGGAAATCTTTCACAAAACCTCATGGAAACCCTAACCATAACTAATAACCTAACAGTGAAAATGACGTTAAAGGACTTTGTTATTACAAGTGCTAACAATGGAGGCATAATCTGTGTACAAGACGCAGAAAAGTATGTTAGTATAGTATAAGTCCCTTGGATAGATGAGACCAAAGGGAagctgtttggccataatgcaaaGCACCATGAAGACCAGAAGACTGGTCACCATGAGTCAACCGTGAAGTCCCCTGCATAACAAAGTATGGGacatgcaacaggacagtgatgtcgagcacagcaacaaatccacaacagaatggctgaaaaactAAAGAATCACAATGGCCCAAAGTCAGACTTCAACCCAGCTGAAATGTTGTAGCAGGAGCTTGAGAGCCTCCAGTCCTGCTACAGCTTAAACAAATGcctacaaacctcaatgaactgaagtaatGTCACAAAGACATTTCACTGTATTTTGCACCAGGAGGCTTTGTGTTGCAGGTCCTTAAAAATGGATCCCATCATGGAAGCGGCTGTCCGATCCGTTCATTTCTTCCAAGCCAGAAGTCTGAATCACAGAGGCATTCCCTGTGCTGTCTGACCACGCTGTGACTGGAGTTACCCCTGATATGAAGGGAGCCTTGGCTGCAAATGTTTAGTGCATGTTTGGGACTACCAACCTTTGTGAACAAGGTTTCTCTTTAACAAGCACCAGTAAAACAAAGCTGCGCTCCAGGCTCACACACAATAAATGACCTTCTGAAACTGGCTGCTCCTCGGGCTCTGACACCTGATACTGATACACCTGTGAAGTCTAAAAGATACAAAGTTTCAGGAGCAAATGAAGTGAGTAAAACTTCTTTAtgtaaaatgctgctgcagacaCTTTTGCACCCTGAAGAATACAGGTCTGTGAAAATGAGCACATACTGTGAAAATATTCAAAGACTGACCATTGTGCAAAATAATGTAAGTCAGCACACTGCAAAAACTGACAGTCTATCTAAGTCTAATAATCTTACATTGagccaaaaagtatttttgatcttgttttgaGAGTGATATACTAAGCAGGAGCTGAATGTGTAAGAttataaaacttgtttttagaatatattacttttatttcttacttaGTTACTAAATCCTTAAACTAGTTACTTTACATGCATTTTAGGCTAAATTATATCACAGACACTGTTTGAGGTCACATTGTATATTTCACAACCATTTTTAGATGCGAAAGCTTATTTTAAGGCCTCTCAGTAATAAGTCGCTTAGGCTTTTGTTGGCCCAtcattaacacatttatttacaatatttacaaaGCTGCAGTGTAACATTTTATGTAGTACGAATCCACAGCCACAACATAGGCAATAAATCACAGCACATCttccactgtttcatttcaactTTTAAGTGCAATGACATCATCAAGGTTATATTTTGTCAGAACATACATACTGCATTTGAAACTGACTGGATAATATGATGTAGGATcaactagcttttcagcatctataAACTCTGTTGCTTGGGCGAGATTAGGAACTACAATTTTATATGCtaaaaaatctgtattaaaGCCCACAGTCTCATAAAGCTGGTATTCAAAACAGTATAATGAACTGTCtaccacaaaaatgtttttaataagtccaaaaacaggaacTGTGTCACTCACACTGGTGATTATTAGAGACTTTTCACTTATGTACTTGTTCCCATTGAGAATAAGCCATTTTACTTTGACTCCATGTTGTATGCCACCTATCCCCAAAAAATCTCTTATCTTTGCTGCAATATACTCAGGATTTTTCACTTCAGAGACAGGACCCAATTCCTTCTCATGTACAAATATTGGATGCTCAGTGCCCAATTCATTTTGACAGCATTCAGAAAGCTGATTATGGTTCACAAGTGACTTACAGACATTTCTGAAGTTCAATTTAGATgcccattgtttaaaaaaacagtgctTTGATTCGAATCTCATACACATGTGCCTTATCACAGGCCCCAGATGAAGAATCTGAGCAGGGAGATGCAACAGGTAATGTTGCTTAGGTATTATATTATTCTCAGGAAAAAGTTTCTTAAACTGTTTCAAATGCTGTTCAATCATATTCTTCAGTCTGAACACACTTTGTACAGATAAAATAGGGGCAAAGAGTATCTGAACAATCTTAATTAagtccaaaacaaactgaacatatTCATTTTTCTCTATACTGTTGAGCAGAAAAGGCATGATCTTCAACAGTATCAGCATTTGCCCCGAGGactgtttcagtttattgtCATTAGATGCCAAGGTAGTGACACTGATAGGGCAGGGTTTGTCACGTATGTCTATTGGTGACAAAGGAAAACTCTGCATGGCAGAATTGAACACATCCAACTCCATCTGTCCAGAGAGAACAAGGTGTTTTAGCACACACTTAATTTCCATgggtgcaacaccctcaagaATGATGTGCATTATATCCTGTGGTGTTTGTTGAATGAGGTCAAAGGCTGGGAAATCAATCAGCTTGCTTCTTCTGTTTATACCATAGGTGGTTTTGAGAGATGATTTCAAGAAGTCTGTGCAAGCCTTTTCtatttcacagcactgcttAATATGTTTTTTCATTGTCCTTTTAGTAAAACTTAgttcattaaaattaatttgcatttcatCAAAGGTACATTCACAATGCCTACACTTACTATATGCAAAACCAACTCCTTCCTTGAAACCAGCAAGCTCATGTTGGGCAAGTGTGTCACCACAGACCGAAACTACAGCACCAAATAAATCCATGCTACCACGCTGTGTTTGGATTTTGACACCATTATAGAGCAACTTTAAGTCTTCATTAATCCTTTGTAATACAAAATCAACACCACATTTGTCAATATCATCAGCTTTTGCTATAGCAAGGAGTCTGATTGCAGCAAGCTTTGACCTAAACTTGGGGTCTATGTTTCCTAAAGtataataaaacatgaataatttCTTTACTGAAGCATGTGACCCAAGAGGATTGCATATCTCTATTTCATCAGCATACAAAATTATCTGTAAAGCAGAAGGTTCTTTTGAAAACAGTGGATGGGATTTATAAATGCTCCCATCAATAATGTCATACAAAAACCCATCTTTGTGGCAACTCTGAGGTGCGGTGTTGATCATGGCAAAAATCCTGGAATTGGACAACAACTGTTCAAGGCTCCTAATAAGGGGTATATAGTAAAAACTTCTGTTTTTGATGGCAATTACTCTTGACTGTCCTTTGTTAACTCTGCAAACCTTTTGAGACATAACTACCTCCTCTGGTATGACTGGGTTAAAAAGCCTCTGGATTGTGCTGTCCTGAATGTATGTGGAAGCCATCATGGAGAAAGGATCTTGAAAATTTTCCAGTTCTGCCAATACTGCctcttgtagctgctccatattGTCTGAATGTCTTTGAAAGAGCGACTTCATGGTGTCCTTCATGGTACTGAGAAGAGCAGTTTGATACTGCTGGACTCCAGAGACAATACTGTTGACACccctctgaaacaaaaacaacaaagaaatatgaGCTATATACAGTTTGTTCAATATGAGACTAGCATTACACTTCTTAAGAACATTCTGAATAGGATTTCATACCAAAATGATCTCTGTCCAGTTCTTGCTCAGAATTCAAAAGTCAGAATTACACTTCTCTGGTGTGcagactttctttttgctcttgttcctgcacccttttGACCTCTTTTCACACGTGCGTGTTctcattacttaaaaacaacactgttcccactaaatGCAAATCtaagtattaacactgtaatgcttttttatatgtttatgttaaatatgtatccatctggtgctggcccggcccgtctgtcaaatttcaaaaagtcaatgtggccccagagccaaaaagTTTGTGTGTATCCTTGTCACAAAATATGACACTGTTGTAGCTCTGACAGTGGAATTATAAAATGGTCCATAGAATTAGAATTGTAAGTTTACATGCTTTCAAGACCTTTTCCCAGTcttattcaagcacttttcaaactctATCAAGGACCAATTTTCAAGTCTTTATAAGCAAATTATGACTGTGGTAAAACGCATActtaaatgcagacacacatacatatattcaatatatattttatttccctAACACTTAGGTTTGTGCAATACCTGGGATAGGTGACATCTTTCCCGGACACTGATGGTAAATGCAGCTGCACATCTGACGAGATTTTCACTTGCTGTAGCAGCTCCTTCCTGTAGATATGTTGTgttaatatacattaaaaaaataatataaacacctgaatgttaactgttaaacattttcattagcaAACATTGCATCTTACCTGATTATCAGTATTTGGAGTCTGGAAATCCTCAAGCTCCGGACTTGACATTTCATTTGGAATGACAGGTATGTTGACCTCACTGTCGGTCCTTTGCATTCCTTGTGTTTTAGTGGCACAGTCAGAAAAAACTGGTATGTCAAAATGTTCACCTGCAGCATGTGATAAGTCAGATGATGCTGCTGTCATCCACTGGGTAGGAGGGTTCCCAGTCGCAAGATACAGAGCATGAGTGCGTCTGATATGGTAGTAAAAAGAGTTAAAGACTCTGTATTCCTCTGTACAACCATCTATTCCGCATATGACTCGGAAGTTTGGACTGCGGCTATGTGTTTTGTTAATATGGCTCAAGAGAGACTTCAATGTTaaggcaacaaaaacaaagcaaatcatACACCTCCAACAGGCCATGTTAAAccgccaaaaagaaaaaacagggcaGCTAGCTGAATGCAGACAGTCTATTCTTAGCCTAATGAAAATCTTCACTCACGGCAAAATCAAGTCATGCTAGCACTACAACACACGTTCGTAAACCTCTATTAGAAATGTAAATGTAGCAGAAGAAAGTAGACAAAACGTTCAGTCTAAGCAAGAGCAGAAACAAATACCTTACTGCTTCACATCACTTTTGAGCTGTTGTTGGCGGGCTCATACAGGCGCTGCAGGTCATTACCAAATATGGAGGGGGGTCGGTTACATCAAAACTCTCATTAAATCTAGTTTAAACTCTAGTTATTGTGATTCAGTAAGGGACCACAACAGgagtaataattaaaatgtaatttatagttATAATATCCCCCTATTATGACTGTTATTACTTTACAAGTTTTAGAAACATTATTATGGTCTGCACCTACTCCCCCCTGACTGCCCTCATGTGGTCACGTCTGTCCTGTAACCGTTTGAAGGGGAGCGAAGAAGCAGGCTTGGACTGGATTCTGCTGAGGTAAGGAGAACTTTTAcagcatttgatttaaaaattttgtacTACTGGGAAAACAGCAGCCTGGTCCAGCAATCAGTTTACCCATGGATGGACTATCAGTTCTCATAATACGTCCACAAGTTTTTTGCCACTGTAGCCTAAAAGCCAGCTAGCTAAGCATGcttagctaatattagctaacaGGTTTGGTCCTGCAATTTACGTTACAATGcgctaagttttttttttttgtttaccatgACTAACCAATGGTGTTAAAAGTCTGAATATAATTTTCCACATAAAATATGTACATGTTTGATGTAATTAGCAGGACATGCAGACAGACTTGGTACTAATGAACGTAGGAACAGCAGATGCAGATCAGAGGCAGGTGTGCATGTCTTAGCTGAGGGACCTATGCAGGCTGTGGAGGAAAATGCTGAGAGTTTAGTTTCTGCACTAGTTGAGGCTCCTGTCAATCACTCTGGGTCCACTGTATACAGAAGGAAAATACATGTGTTGTATTTGAAAAGTCCATAAGGTGTTGTACTGTTTGAATGGTCTGACATACTTCTGAGCATGATTTTTTGAGCCTTGGCTTAATGTcgtgttttttttcatgccctCAGATAAAGGCGCAATTAAAAGGAAGACACACGGAAATCATGGATGGACTAGATGATGTTACAGTA is a window of Archocentrus centrarchus isolate MPI-CPG fArcCen1 unplaced genomic scaffold, fArcCen1 scaffold_36_ctg1, whole genome shotgun sequence DNA encoding:
- the LOC115776668 gene encoding uncharacterized protein LOC115776668 isoform X3; translation: MQRTDSEVNIPVIPNEMSSPELEDFQTPNTDNQEGAATASENLVRCAAAFTISVRERCHLSQRGVNSIVSGVQQYQTALLSTMKDTMKSLFQRHSDNMEQLQEAVLAELENFQDPFSMMASTYIQDSTIQRLFNPVIPEEVVMSQKVCRVNKGQSRVIAIKNRSFYYIPLIRSLEQLLSNSRIFAMINTAPQSCHKDGFLYDIIDGSIYKSHPLFSKEPSALQIILYADEIEICNPLGSHASVKKLFMFYYTLGNIDPKFRSKLAAIRLLAIAKADDIDKCGVDFVLQRINEDLKLLYNGVKIQTQRGSMDLFGAVVSVCGDTLAQHELAGFKEGVGFAYSKCRHCECTFDEMQINFNELSFTKRTMKKHIKQCCEIEKACTDFLKSSLKTTYGINRRSKLIDFPAFDLIQQTPQDIMHIILEGVAPMEIKCVLKHLVLSGQMELDVFNSAMQSFPLSPIDIRDKPCPISVTTLASNDNKLKQSSGQMLILLKIMPFLLNSIEKNEYVQFVLDLIKIVQILFAPILSVQSVFRLKNMIEQHLKQFKKLFPENNIIPKQHYLLHLPAQILHLGPVIRHMCMRFESKHCFFKQWASKLNFRNVCKSLVNHNQLSECCQNELGTEHPIFVHEKELGPVSEVKNPEYIAAKIRDFLGIGGIQHGVKVKWLILNGNKYISEKSLIITSVSDTVPVFGLIKNIFVVDSSLYCFEYQLYETVGFNTDFLAYKIVVPNLAQATEFIDAEKLVDPTSYYPVSFKCSMYVLTKYNLDDVIALKS
- the LOC115776668 gene encoding uncharacterized protein LOC115776668 isoform X1, with the protein product MMASTYIQDSTIQRLFNPVIPEEVVMSQKVCRVNKGQSRVIAIKNRSFYYIPLIRSLEQLLSNSRIFAMINTAPQSCHKDGFLYDIIDGSIYKSHPLFSKEPSALQIILYADEIEICNPLGSHASVKKLFMFYYTLGNIDPKFRSKLAAIRLLAIAKADDIDKCGVDFVLQRINEDLKLLYNGVKIQTQRGSMDLFGAVVSVCGDTLAQHELAGFKEGVGFAYSKCRHCECTFDEMQINFNELSFTKRTMKKHIKQCCEIEKACTDFLKSSLKTTYGINRRSKLIDFPAFDLIQQTPQDIMHIILEGVAPMEIKCVLKHLVLSGQMELDVFNSAMQSFPLSPIDIRDKPCPISVTTLASNDNKLKQSSGQMLILLKIMPFLLNSIEKNEYVQFVLDLIKIVQILFAPILSVQSVFRLKNMIEQHLKQFKKLFPENNIIPKQHYLLHLPAQILHLGPVIRHMCMRFESKHCFFKQWASKLNFRNVCKSLVNHNQLSECCQNELGTEHPIFVHEKELGPVSEVKNPEYIAAKIRDFLGIGGIQHGVKVKWLILNGNKYISEKSLIITSVSDTVPVFGLIKNIFVVDSSLYCFEYQLYETVGFNTDFLAYKIVVPNLAQATEFIDAEKLVDPTSYYPVSFKCSMYVLTKYNLDDVIALKS
- the LOC115776675 gene encoding acyl-CoA-binding protein-like; amino-acid sequence: MADLQAKFDGAAAEVKQLKAKPADEEMLQVYALFKQATVGDVNTARPGMLDFTGKAKWDAWEKQKGKSKEDAMNEYISLVEELKQKYGI
- the LOC115776668 gene encoding uncharacterized protein LOC115776668 isoform X4; the protein is MKDTMKSLFQRHSDNMEQLQEAVLAELENFQDPFSMMASTYIQDSTIQRLFNPVIPEEVVMSQKVCRVNKGQSRVIAIKNRSFYYIPLIRSLEQLLSNSRIFAMINTAPQSCHKDGFLYDIIDGSIYKSHPLFSKEPSALQIILYADEIEICNPLGSHASVKKLFMFYYTLGNIDPKFRSKLAAIRLLAIAKADDIDKCGVDFVLQRINEDLKLLYNGVKIQTQRGSMDLFGAVVSVCGDTLAQHELAGFKEGVGFAYSKCRHCECTFDEMQINFNELSFTKRTMKKHIKQCCEIEKACTDFLKSSLKTTYGINRRSKLIDFPAFDLIQQTPQDIMHIILEGVAPMEIKCVLKHLVLSGQMELDVFNSAMQSFPLSPIDIRDKPCPISVTTLASNDNKLKQSSGQMLILLKIMPFLLNSIEKNEYVQFVLDLIKIVQILFAPILSVQSVFRLKNMIEQHLKQFKKLFPENNIIPKQHYLLHLPAQILHLGPVIRHMCMRFESKHCFFKQWASKLNFRNVCKSLVNHNQLSECCQNELGTEHPIFVHEKELGPVSEVKNPEYIAAKIRDFLGIGGIQHGVKVKWLILNGNKYISEKSLIITSVSDTVPVFGLIKNIFVVDSSLYCFEYQLYETVGFNTDFLAYKIVVPNLAQATEFIDAEKLVDPTSYYPVSFKCSMYVLTKYNLDDVIALKS
- the LOC115776668 gene encoding uncharacterized protein LOC115776668 isoform X2 — encoded protein: MACWRCMICFVFVALTLKSLLSHINKTHSRSPNFRVICGIDGCTEEYRVFNSFYYHIRRTHALYLATGNPPTQWMTAASSDLSHAAGEHFDIPVFSDCATKTQGMQRTDSEVNIPVIPNEMSSPELEDFQTPNTDNQEGAATASENLVRCAAAFTISVRERCHLSQRGVNSIVSGVQQYQTALLSTMKDTMKSLFQRHSDNMEQLQEAVLAELENFQDPFSMMASTYIQDSTIQRLFNPVIPEEVVMSQKVCRVNKGQSRVIAIKNRSFYYIPLIRSLEQLLSNSRIFAMINTAPQSCHKDGFLYDIIDGSIYKSHPLFSKEPSALQIILYADEIEICNPLGSHASVKKLFMFYYTLGNIDPKFRSKLAAIRLLAIAKADDIDKCGVDFVLQRINEDLKLLYNGVKIQTQRGSMDLFGAVVSVCGDTLAQHELAGFKEGVGFAYSKCRHCECTFDEMQINFNELSFTKRTMKKHIKQCCEIEKACTDFLKSSLKTTYGINRRSKLIDFPAFDLIQQTPQDIMHIILEGVAPMEIKCVLKHLVLSGQMELDVFNSAMQSFPLSPIDIRDKPCPISVTTLASNDNKLKQSSGQMLILLKIMPFLLNSIEKNEYVQFVLDLIKIVQILFAPILSVQSVFRLKNMIEQHLKQFKKLFPENNIIPKQHYLLHLPAQILHLGPVIRHMCMRFESKHCFFKQWASKLNFRNVCKSLVNHNQLSECCQNELGTEHPIFVHEKELGPVSEVKNPEYIAAKIRDFLGIGGIQHGVKVKWLILNGNKYISEKSLIITSVSDTVPVFGLIKNIFVVDSSLYCFEYQLYETVGFNTDFLAYKIVVPNLAQATEFIDAEKLVDPTSYYPVSFKCSMYVLTKYNLDDVIALKS